A single region of the Streptomyces vilmorinianum genome encodes:
- a CDS encoding MFS transporter, translating into MLSDVSQTTETPAPVSSRTPRTPRTTRIHRAWFVAGVTFVTIIGAAAFASLPGLLIEPLHGEFDWSRGTIGFAVSVNLALYGLTAPFAAALMDRFGIRKVVAVALSVIALGSLLTVWMTAAWQLVLFWGVLVGLGSGSMALAFAATVTNRWFVARRGLVTGILTAAGASGQLVFLPLLSWLVENHGWRPASVTVSLSALAVVPFVWLLLRDHPADVGLAPYGGTFAPRPAPVTGAARRAVTVLSKAARTGPFWLLAGTFAICGASTNGLVKTHFVPAAHDHGMPITAAASLLAVIGVFDVVGTIASGWFTDRFEARRLLAVYYALRGVSLLFLPMLLAPSVHPPMIFFIVFYGLDWVATVPPTIALCREHYGDDSAIVFGWVLASHQVGAALVAFAGGVARDVFGSYDVVWYASGALCAAAALMALVIRRRPTAPAAA; encoded by the coding sequence ATGCTGAGTGACGTGAGCCAGACAACCGAGACCCCCGCGCCCGTCTCCTCCCGTACCCCCCGCACGCCCCGCACCACCCGCATCCACCGCGCCTGGTTCGTCGCGGGCGTCACCTTCGTCACGATCATCGGCGCGGCGGCCTTCGCCTCGCTGCCCGGCCTGCTGATCGAGCCGCTGCACGGCGAGTTCGACTGGTCGCGCGGCACGATCGGCTTCGCGGTGTCGGTGAACCTCGCGCTCTACGGCCTCACGGCGCCGTTCGCCGCGGCCCTGATGGACCGCTTCGGCATCCGTAAGGTCGTCGCGGTCGCGCTGAGCGTGATCGCGCTCGGCTCCCTGCTGACCGTGTGGATGACGGCGGCCTGGCAGCTCGTCCTCTTCTGGGGCGTCCTCGTCGGCCTCGGCAGCGGCTCGATGGCGCTGGCGTTCGCGGCGACGGTGACGAACCGGTGGTTCGTGGCGCGGCGCGGCCTGGTGACGGGCATCCTCACGGCGGCCGGGGCCTCGGGCCAGCTGGTCTTCCTGCCCCTGCTGTCCTGGCTGGTCGAGAACCACGGCTGGCGCCCGGCCTCGGTGACCGTCTCGCTCTCCGCGCTCGCGGTCGTCCCCTTCGTCTGGCTGCTGCTGCGCGACCACCCGGCGGACGTGGGCCTCGCCCCCTACGGAGGCACGTTCGCGCCGAGGCCCGCCCCGGTCACGGGCGCGGCGCGCCGGGCCGTGACCGTCCTGTCCAAGGCGGCCCGCACCGGCCCCTTCTGGCTCCTGGCCGGCACCTTCGCGATCTGCGGCGCCTCGACGAACGGCCTGGTCAAGACCCACTTCGTGCCCGCCGCCCACGACCACGGCATGCCGATCACCGCGGCCGCGTCACTCCTCGCCGTCATCGGGGTCTTCGACGTCGTCGGCACGATCGCCTCGGGCTGGTTCACGGACCGCTTCGAGGCGCGCCGCCTGCTGGCCGTCTACTACGCCCTGCGCGGCGTCTCGCTCCTCTTCCTGCCGATGCTCCTCGCCCCGTCCGTCCACCCGCCGATGATCTTCTTCATCGTCTTCTACGGCCTGGACTGGGTCGCCACGGTCCCGCCGACGATCGCCCTGTGCCGCGAGCACTACGGCGACGACTCCGCCATCGTCTTCGGCTGGGTCCTCGCCTCCCACCAGGTCGGCGCGGCCCTCGTCGCCTTCGCGGGCGGCGTGGCCCGTGACGTCTTCGGCTCCTACGACGTCGTCTGGTACGCCTCGGGCGCCCTGTGCGCGGCGGCGGCCCTGATGGCCCTGGTGATCCGCCGCCGACCGACGGCTCCGGCCGCGGCGTGA
- a CDS encoding type II toxin-antitoxin system RelE/ParE family toxin, producing MSWGSVEVEPEVEKWFLGLSHSHRGTVAFYVDLLADHGVHLGEPYTKQLSGKVRELRFHLDGDAIRVTYWIATGRRIILLTVFRKTRQRDAAEVERAVRAWAQCVAQEHTVDEG from the coding sequence ATGTCATGGGGAAGTGTCGAAGTCGAGCCGGAGGTGGAGAAGTGGTTCCTCGGGCTCAGCCACAGCCACCGCGGTACCGTCGCGTTCTACGTCGACCTGCTCGCCGACCACGGGGTGCATCTCGGCGAGCCGTACACGAAGCAGTTGTCCGGCAAGGTGCGGGAGCTGCGGTTTCATCTGGACGGCGACGCGATCCGCGTCACGTACTGGATCGCCACCGGTCGCAGGATCATTCTCCTGACCGTGTTCCGCAAGACCCGGCAGCGGGACGCTGCCGAGGTCGAGAGGGCCGTGCGGGCCTGGGCGCAGTGTGTCGCGCAGGAGCACACAGTCGATGAGGGGTGA
- a CDS encoding helix-turn-helix domain-containing protein, which translates to MSDRKSWNGLREEALDHPEAQASYDAARIRFELGRAVRERREELGMTQTQLARAAGLQQPAVARFEAGGTMPTLPLLERLATALGMRLQVGFEPLERAG; encoded by the coding sequence ATGAGCGACCGGAAGAGCTGGAACGGGCTGCGCGAGGAAGCCTTGGACCACCCCGAGGCGCAGGCTTCCTATGACGCCGCACGGATCCGCTTCGAGCTCGGGCGCGCGGTGCGTGAGCGGCGGGAGGAGCTCGGGATGACGCAGACTCAGCTCGCGCGCGCCGCCGGGCTCCAGCAGCCCGCGGTCGCCCGTTTCGAGGCCGGTGGCACCATGCCCACACTTCCCCTCCTCGAACGCCTCGCGACTGCTCTGGGGATGCGCCTCCAGGTCGGGTTCGAGCCACTGGAACGGGCGGGCTGA